In Prunus dulcis chromosome 1, ALMONDv2, whole genome shotgun sequence, the following are encoded in one genomic region:
- the LOC117616542 gene encoding disease resistance protein RPV1-like: MLASMANQRASSSSACFTNSLKNQVFLSFRGEDTRHNFTDHLYNALCQRGINTFRDDDELRRGEEISRALLTAIEESKISVVVFSKNYASSKWCLDELVKILDCKESNQQLVIPVFYKVNPSDVRNQRGSFGDALVNMERRYKDKMDKVNKWRAALSQVAALSGFNLDEHQSESKFIQDIIEEISKHVLNTVCLEVGEHPVGMQAQVQVMNELLDLGKSDVRMVGVWGTGGIGKTTIAKAVYNSIAHEFEGCCFLANVRECSTSHGGLAKLQKTLLFEILRGKKLKVTNVDKGVTLIKEWLRRRKVLLVLDDVDDMEQLHKLVGACNWFGVGSRIIITTRDKQLLTAHDVNLIHEVKSLHDPEALELLSWYAFKRSEPPLGDYVKLAERAIRYAQGLPLALKVLGSHLYGGSIHKWQAALDGFQGTEIQEVLKISYNALDDRVKKVFLDITCFFKGKSRNYVTEACELNTRYGIDVLIEKALISVEGSHIQMHDLLEKMGKDIIEQESPTEPEERSRLWFHEDVEHVLTNNTGTNKITGIVLNFPKQDDEIFLDIGTSFSKMKNLKILINYNVCLSGDARSIPNNLRVLDWHGCPFQSFPANFLPKQLVVLNMRRSRIKQLGKGLKHFKNLAWLNLAGSQFLTEIPDLSSSPNLRYLKANRCTSLVNVHPSVGYLDKLEILDFYDCHKLTKFPRKVALKSLIIFRLKGCIKLESFPKIVGKMESLYFLDLERTAIKKLPESIGRLIGLEEMRLSESAIKELPSSIGNLTALEVLQLGGSAIEELPSSIRNLTALQRLNLEGCENLANLPQCIYGLQKLEYINLNRCPKLVTFPNNLISEVLSSSESLPLEIRTNANSPRDGDFARRRRLDFEECNVSDIDSLENFCRWSNLKKISLSKSNFVCLPVCISECVNLKEFDLRGCKRLVEILVQLPASIKWVHMSDCISLERFSTMSKILEDGDMQGISYMDLSNCHRLCDNLGLDVSKMAKLFNEMKFRGNARIVFRLPGSSSKVPEWFTFRNYLDDYDESKFDNLDHDGRSVRNYELPIEIPSTLDNAKLVLCVVWEITESFVSPCSLEFAFQSHRRDEWRVYGGETEAGNVWLECMSLVPRRGNIPFEPSTWDTFRGTSTWLDCIPLFLDNQLMPPIFRVTVSGKGLRVKSIGAHLVHNSMSRDYNVYYPGKHIDENGLDDIYLYFADRLLEFVCTSTMDQNDITKTKKRHCSN; this comes from the exons ATGTTGGCTTCCATGGCCAACCAACGagcctcttcttcctctgctTGCTTCACCAATTCATTGAAAAACCAGGTCTTTCTGAGCTTCAGAGGCGAAGACACGCGCCACAACTTCACAGACCATTTGTATAACGCTTTATGTCAACGAGGCATTAACACCTTCAGGGATGACGATGAGCtcagaagaggagaagaaatatcAAGGGCGCTTCTCACAGCAATTGAAGAATCAAAGATTTCTGTCGTTGTGTTCTCCAAAAACTATGCCTCTTCAAAGTGGTGTTTGGATGAACTTGTTAAGATTCTTGACTGCAAAGAATCAAATCAACAACTGGTCATACCAGTTTTTTACAAGGTGAATCCATCAGATGTACGGAATCAGAGAGGTAGCTTCGGGGATGCACTGGTTAACATGGAGCGCAGATACAAAGATAAGATGGACAAGGTCAACAAATGGAGGGCAGCTCTTTCACAAGTAGCAGCTTTGTCAGGGTTCAATTTGGACGA GCATCAATCTGAATCTAAGTTTATCCAAGACATCATTGAAGAGATTTCAAAACACGTATTAAACACCGTGTGTTTGGAAGTGGGAGAGCATCCAGTTGGAATGCAAGCTCAAGTACAAGTTATGAATGAGCTATTAGATTTGGGGAAAAGCGATGTTCGTATGGTAGGGGTATGGGGAACTGGTGGAATTGGTAAGACCACAATTGCTAAAGCTGTTTATAATTCAATTGCCCATGAATTTGAAGGTTGTTGTTTTCTGGCAAACGTTAGAGAATGTTCAACGTCGCATGGAGGTTTAGCCAAACTGCAAAAGACTCTTCTTTTTGAGATTCTAAGGGGGAAAAAATTGAAGGTGACCAATGTTGATAAAGGAGTCACCTTGATAAAGGAATGGTTGAGGCGTAGAAAGGTTCTCTTGGTTCTTGACGACGTGGATGACATGGAACAGTTACACAAATTAGTTGGGGCATGTAATTGGTTTGGTGTAGGCAGTAGAATTATTATAACAACAAGGGATAAGCAACTGTTAACTGCTCATGATGTTAATTTAATACACGAGGTCAAGAGTTTACATGATCCTGAAGCTCTTGAGCTCTTGAGTTGGTATGCCTTCAAAAGAAGTGAGCCTCCTTTGGGTGATTATGTAAAACTTGCAGAACGTGCAATACGCTATGCTCAAGGCCTTCCTTTGGCTTTGAAAGTTCTAGGTTCTCATCTATATGGTGGAAGTATACATAAATGGCAAGCTGCATTGGATGGTTTCCAAGGCACAGAAATTCAAGAAGTTCTCAAAATAAGTTACAATGCCTTGGATGATAGAGTGAAGAAGGTTTTCCTTGACATCACATGTTTCTTTAAGGGTAAAAGTAGAAACTATGTGACAGAAGCTTGTGAGCTAAACACTAGATATGGCATTGATGTACTCATAGAAAAGGCCCTCATAAGTGTTGAAGGAAGTCATATTCAGATGCATGACTTACTAGAAAAGATGGGTAAGGACATAATTGAGCAGGAGTCGCCCACTGAACCCGAAGAACGTAGCAGATTGTGGTTTCATGAAGATGTCGAGCATGTTCTGACTAATAACACA ggaacaaataaaatcacaGGCATCGTGTTAAATTTCCCCAAACAAGATGATGAGATATTCTTGGATATTGGCACAAGTTTCTCGAAGAtgaaaaatcttaaaattcTCATAAACTACAACGTATGCCTTTCTGGAGACGCTAGATCTATCCCAAACAATTTGAGAGTGCTTGATTGGCATGGATGTCCGTTCCAATCTTTTCCAGCCAATTTTCTTCCAAAGCAACTAGTTGTGCTCAATATGCGTCGCAGCCGCATCAAACAACTAGGGAAGGGATTGAAG cattttaaaaatttggcATGGTTGAATTTGGCGGGATCTCAATTCCTAACTGAAATCCCGGATCTATCCAGCAGCCCAAACTTAAGGTACTTGAAAGCGAATCGTTGTACAAGTTTAGTCAATGTTCATCCATCTGTTGGATATCTTGATAAACTTGAAATATTGGATTTTTATGACTGCCATAAACTCACGAAGTTTCCAAGAAAAGTTGCGTTGAAATCTCTGATAATTTTTCGTCTTAAAGGTTGCATAAAGTTGGAGAGTTTCCCAAAAATTGTGGGCAAAATGGAATCCTTATATTTTTTGGACCTTGAGAGAACTGCCATAAAAAAGTTGCCTGAATCAATTGGACGTCTCATTGGGCTGGAAGAAATGAGATTATCTGAAAGTGCTATAAAAGAGTTGCCTTCATCAATTGGAAATCTCACTGCCCTAGAAGTTTTACAGTTAGGTGGAAGTGCTATAGAAGAGTTGCCTTCATCAATTAGAAATCTCACTGCGCTTCAACGATTAAATTTAGAAGGATGTGAAAACCTTGCAAATCTGCCACAATGTATTTATGGGTTGCAAAAGCTGGAGTATATTAATCTCAATCGGTGCCCAAAACTTGTCACATTTCCAAACAACTTGATCTCTGAAGTTTTATCGAGTTCAGAATCACTTCCTTTGGAGATTCGAACCAACGCAAATAGTCCACGCGATGGCGACTTCGCAAGGCGGAGGAGATTGGATTTTGAAGAGTGCAATGTATCAGACATTGATTCCTTGGAGAATTTTTGTCGTTGGTCCAACTTAAAGAAAATTAGTCTATCCAAAAGTAATTTTGTCTGTCTTCCTGTGTGCATTAGCGAATGTGTTAACTTAAAGGAGTTTGATTTGAGGGGTTGCAAGAGGCTTGTAGAAATTCTAGTACAACTTCCAGCGTCTATAAAATGGGTTCACATGAGTGATTGCATATCACTGGAAAGATTTTCAACAATGTCAAAGATATTGGAAGACGGAGACATGCAAGGCATTAGTTACATGGACTTGTCTAATTGCCATAGGCTATGCGATAATCTAGGATTGGACGTTTCGAAAATGGCAAAATTATTTAATGAG ATGAAGTTTCGTGGCAATGCAAGGATTGTCTTTAGACTACCTGGCAGTAGCAGTAAAGTTCCAGAATGGTTCACTTTTCGTAATTACCTTGATGACTATGATGAGAGTAAATTTGATAACCTTGATCATGATGGCAGGAGTGTTCGTAATTACGAACTTCCTATTGAAATTCCTTCGACATTGGATAACGCAAAATtggttttgtgtgttgtttgggAAATTACAGAATCATTTGTTAGCCCTTGTTCTCTTGAATTTGCTTTTCAGAGTCATCGTCGAGATGAATGGCGTGTGTATGGAGGAGAGACGGAGGCAGGAAATGTATGGCTGGAATGTATGTCATTAGTTCCGCGTCGGGGAAATATTCCATTTGAGCCGTCTACGTGGGATACGTTTCGAGGTACTAGTACGTGGTTGGACTGTATCCCATTATTTCTTGATAATCAATTAATGCCGCCTATTTTTCGAGTTACTGTTAGCGGCAAAGGGTTGCGCGTCAAAAGCATTGGGGCCCACTTGGTTCATAACAGTATGTCAAGGGATTATAATGTTTATTATCCTGGCAAACATATCGATGAAAATGGATTAGATGATATTTACCTCTATTTTGCCGACCGCCTCCTCGAATTTGTCTGTACATCGACCATGGA TCAAAACGACATAACCAAGACTAAAAAACGACACTGCTCAAATTGA